From a region of the Actinomadura luzonensis genome:
- a CDS encoding response regulator transcription factor, giving the protein MHTTSPNLQSEPVRRPDGSPINILVVDDEPALTELLSMVMRQESWDVRSAHNGGEAIRAARGFRPDAIVLDVMLPDMDGVELLPRLRAVLPGVPVLFLTAKDSVQDRLAGLRAGADDYVTKPFSLEEVVIRLRGLLRRSGAVRVRPDAVLVVGDLTLDQETREVRRGGTEVKLTPTEFELLRFLMHNPGRVLSKAQILDRVWAYDFGGQSNVVELYISYLRRKIDARRAPMIHTVRGVGYTLRPAG; this is encoded by the coding sequence ATGCACACGACCAGCCCGAACCTCCAGTCCGAGCCCGTGCGCCGCCCCGACGGCAGCCCGATCAACATCCTCGTCGTGGACGACGAGCCGGCGCTGACGGAGCTGCTGTCCATGGTGATGCGGCAGGAGTCCTGGGACGTCCGCAGCGCGCACAACGGCGGCGAGGCCATCCGCGCGGCCCGCGGCTTCCGCCCCGACGCGATCGTCCTGGACGTGATGCTGCCCGACATGGACGGCGTCGAGCTCCTGCCGCGCCTCCGCGCCGTGCTGCCCGGCGTCCCGGTGCTGTTCCTGACCGCCAAGGACTCGGTGCAGGACCGGCTGGCGGGGCTGCGCGCCGGCGCCGACGACTACGTCACCAAGCCGTTCAGCCTGGAGGAGGTCGTCATCCGGCTGCGCGGCCTGCTCCGCCGCTCGGGGGCGGTGCGGGTGCGGCCGGACGCCGTGCTCGTCGTCGGCGACCTCACGCTCGACCAGGAGACCCGCGAGGTGCGCCGCGGCGGCACGGAGGTCAAGCTGACGCCCACCGAGTTCGAGCTGCTGCGCTTCCTCATGCACAACCCGGGCCGGGTGCTCAGCAAGGCGCAGATCCTCGACCGGGTGTGGGCCTACGACTTCGGCGGCCAGAGCAACGTCGTGGAGCTGTACATCTCGTACCTGCGGCGCAAGATCGACGCGCGGCGGGCGCCGATGATCCACACCGTGCGGGGCGTGGGCTACACGCTGCGGCCCGCTGGATGA